A stretch of Phoenix dactylifera cultivar Barhee BC4 unplaced genomic scaffold, palm_55x_up_171113_PBpolish2nd_filt_p 001336F, whole genome shotgun sequence DNA encodes these proteins:
- the LOC103705296 gene encoding glucan endo-1,3-beta-glucosidase 13-like — MVGFFLLLSLLPLLGLTVAGQEAIELVHLHEPSQLSLQSLSHTTSKPSIGVAVSEVDLPVVSSSVLAAEGWLKTHVLAHFPSTNITTIVVGKGVLCNRGQEHLWGLVLPSVKNLYYSLVRWGMVKEIKVSAAFSSDCLQYPSSYSRFRGDIAQNTLQPLASFLRETSSGYTIDHSSKRTNLVFSAYREALERLGRSRVRDIRVVRKLSSLSSLLSVEGAKTLGLQVPSHLAKAPRFPSVPLAPPPPDASFSFPPDASPPMVTANPPDAFPVPPPPCLVAPTASAPGPGEEQKGGLWCVAKPTVPAEKLQEAMDYACGDGGADCGEIRPNGSCYYPDNAVAHASYAFNSYWQKMKQSGGSCNFDGTAVLINSDPSFLQCHFELS; from the exons atggtgggcttcttccttctcctctcccttcttcctctcctggGTCTTACTG TTGCAGGTCAAGAAGCCATTGAGTTGGTACACCTCCATGAACCAAGCCAACTAAGCCTTCAGTCACTCTCCCACACCACAAGCAAGCCATCCATTGGAGTCGCAGTGAGTGAAGTAGACCTCCCTGTGGTATCATCCAGTGTCTTAGCGGCAGAAGGGTGGCTAAAAACCCATGTCTTAGCTCACTTCCCATCCACCAATATCACCACTATTGTGGTAGGAAAAGGAGTCCTTTGCAACAGAGGGCAGGAGCACCTCTGGGGCTTGGTCCTGCCCTCTGTGAAGAACCTTTACTACTCTCTTGTGAGATGGGGTATGGTGAAAGAGATCAAAGTCTCCGCTGCCTTCTCCTCTGATTGCTTGCAGTACCCCTCCTCTTACTCTAGATTTCGAGGTGATATAGCTCAGAACACACTCCAACCTTTGGCGAGCTTCCTCCGAGAGACTAGCTCAGGTTACACCATAGACCATTCTTCCAAAAGAACCAACTTGGTGTTCTCCGCTTACAGAGAGGCTTTGGAAAGGTTGGGTCGTTCCAGGGTTAGAGACATCAGAGTGGTGAGAAAGCTCTCTTCTTTGAGTTCTCTTCTGTCCGTAGAGGGGGCGAAAACATTGGGCCTTCAAGTCCCTTCTCATTTAGCTAAAGCCCCAAGGTTCCCATCTGTCCCACTTGCGCCGCCGCCCCCTGATGCCTCGTTTTCTTTTCCGCCTGATGCCTCGCCACCGATGGTCACCGCCAACCCACCTGATGCGTTCCCGGTCCCTCCGCCGCCGTGCTTGGTGGCGCCGACGGCCTCTGCGCCGGGCCCAGGGGAGGAGCAGAAGGGGGGCTTGTGGTGTGTAGCTAAGCCGACCGTTCCGGCAGAGAAGCTGCAGGAGGCAATGGATTATGCTTGTGGGGATGGTGGTGCTGACTGCGGGGAGATTAGGCCAAATGGGAGCTGTTATTACCCTGATAATGCTGTGGCCCATGCTTCCTATGCTTTCAATAGCTACTGGCAGAAGATGAAGCAGAGTGGAGGTAGCTGCAACTTTGATGGAACCGCTGTACTTATCAACTCAGACCCAA
- the LOC103705301 gene encoding formin-like protein 8 encodes MRPSPLIPFLASLSLLFSTVHSSSNGRGSRRVLHEPLFPIQWTPPPPPLDFSDPPPAPAGPFFPDSPFAGQTPTAANVSTPSPPSITHSTATKNIAIGISVSVAALAILFFSGFLLYRRRIRRPRDSAKLITGEDGSARRLRNPGRPAATAAASEFLYLGTMEPASRRASGELNGSPYRKLSSERVVEVHHPSPELQPLPPLAGPPSRRGVVHPPAGSSDDETFYTPHRSVASMTSESPSSPVSRHSLPSMGSGGKEVLVLTVDSAPPRSRRTSPRRKLSGGSASEVKQMIPPSTRQPPPPPPPPPPPPPPPPPPPPPKTEKIVGVRPPQPPPPPSHAVGRIKPSSEAPAAPLPAELSQRRRLLKPLPPEGARINIPVPVSKFSNGDGCSSSQPADRTGDDMEGDTKPRLKPLHWDRVRATSDRPMVWDQLKSSTFQLNEDMFETLFVNNATTPTPKDNNRRPVLPLLKQEHRVLDPKKSQNIAILLRALNVTREEVSEALLDGNPECLGAELLETLVKMAPTKEEELKLRDYNGDISKLGSAERFLKAVLDIPFAFKRVDAMLYRANFETEVNYLRKSFETLEAACEDLRSSRLFLKLLEAVLRTGNRMNVGTNRGDATAFKLDTLLKLADVKGTDGKTTLLHFVVQEIIRTEGSGSEPTGENPPNSAREEQFKKQGLKVVAGLSYELGNVKRAAGMDSDVLSSYVSKLETGLEKMRSVLQLERSCTQGKKFFETMKVFLKEAEEEIERVKDEEKRALGLVKEITEYFHGDAAKEEAHPLRIFMVVRDFLSVLDNVCKEVGRMHERTAMGSARSFRISANASLPVLHRYEARRDGSSDDDSSSS; translated from the exons ATGAGGCCAAGCCCTCTGATCCCATTCTTGGCCTCActctccctcctcttctccaCCGTTCATTCATCATCCAACGGTCGGGGAAGCCGCAGGGTCCTCCACGAGCCCCTCTTCCCCATCCAGTGGACGCCTCCCCCTCCGCCTCTCGACTTCTCGGACCCTCCCCCGGCCCCCGCCGGCCCCTTCTTCCCCGACTCCCCCTTCGCCGGCCAAACCCCGACTGCTGCCAATGTCTCCACCCCATCCCCACCCTCCATTACCCACTCCACCGCCACCAAAAACATCGCCATCGGCATCTCCGTCTCCGTCGCCGCGTTGGCGATTCTCTTCTTCTCAGGCTTCCTCCTCTACCGCCGCCGAATCAGACGCCCGCGGGATTCCGCCAAGCTAATCACTGGCGAAGATGGCAGTGCCCGCCGGCTCAGAAACCCGGGCCGTCCTGCCGCCACCGCTGCTGCGTCGGAGTTTTTGTACCTCGGGACGATGGAGCCGGCGAGCCGGCGGGCGAGCGGCGAGCTGAATGGCTCGCCGTATCGGAAGCTGAGCTCGGAGCGGGTGGTGGAGGTGCACCACCCGAGCCCCGAGCTGCAGCCGCTGCCGCCGCTCGCCGGACCGCCGTCGCGGCGGGGGGTGGTTCATCCGCCGGCGGGGTCCTCAGACGATGAGACGTTCTACACGCCGCACAGGTCGGTGGCGTCAATGACTAGTGAGAGTCCGAGCTCTCCGGTGTCGCGGCACAGCCTCCCGAGCATGGGAAGCGGCGGGAAAGAGGTGCTCGTGCTGACGGTGGACTCGGCTCCTCCCCGGTCCCGGAGAACTTCGCCAAGAAGGAAGCTTTCTGGCGGTTCGGCATCCGAAGTCAAACAAATGATACCTCCAAGTACCCGACAACCTCcaccgccacctcctcctcctccaccaccgccgccgccgccgccgccgccccctcctccGAAAACAGAAAAGATTGTCGGAGTACGGCCACCTCAGCCGCCACCGCCACCTTCGCATGCTGTGGGGAGAATTAAACCGTCTTCAGAGGCTCCTGCTGCGCCACTCCCAGCTGAACTATCTCAGAGGCGTCGGTTATTGAAGCCTCTTCCGCCCGAAGGTGCTCGGATTAACATCCCAGTTCCTGTTTCCAAATTTAGCAACGGAGATGGCTGTTCTTCGTCACAACCAGCTGATCGAACAGGGGACGATATGGAGGGTGATACGAAGCCAAGGTTGAAGCCTCTGCATTGGGACAGAGTTAGGGCGACTTCGGATCGGCCCATGGTCTGGGACCAATTGAAATCCAGCACATTCCA ATTGAATGAGGATATGTTTGAGACCCTCTTTGTAAATAATGCTACTACTCCAACTCCCAAAGACAATAACAGAAGGCCAGTTCTTCCGCTCCTCAAGCAGGAGCACAGAGTGTTAGACCCAAAGAAGTCGCAGAACATAGCAATACTTCTGAGGGCATTGAACGTGACACGAGAGGAGGTATCTGAAGCGCTTTTAGATG GGAATCCTGAATGTTTAGGTGCTGAGCTTTTGGAGACTTTGGTCAAGATGGCTCCCACAAAGGAGGAAGAACTAAAACTCCGAGACTACAATGGTGACATATCAAAACTTGGTTCAGCAGAGCGCTTTCTAAAGGCAGTGTTAGATATACCTTTTGCCTTCAAAAGAGTTGATGCAATGCTATACAGGGCCAATTTTGAGACAGAAGTCAATTACCTAAGGAAATCTTTTGAAACTCTGGAG GCAGCCTGTGAagatctaagaagcagtaggcTATTCTTAAAGCTCCTGGAAGCTGTTTTGAGGACCGGAAACCGGATGAATGTGGGCACCAACCGAGGTGACGCAACAGCCTTTAAGCTTGATACTCTTCTAAAGCTTGCAGATGTGAAAGGGACAGATGGGAAGACAACACTGCTCCATTTTGTTGTCCAAGAGATCATCCGAACAGAAGGATCAGGTTCTGAACCAACAGGAGAAAATCCTCCTAACAGTGCCAGGGAGGAGCAATTCAAGAAACAAGGCTTGAAAGTGGTTGCTGGGCTGAGCTATGAGCTTGGGAATGTTAAGAGAGCAGCTGGGATGGACTCGGATGTCCTGAGCAGTTACGTCTCGAAGCTAGAAACGGGGCTTGAGAAGATGAGGTCAGTCTTGCAGCTCGAGCGGTCATGCACCCAAGGTAAGAAGTTTTTTGAGACAATGAAGGTGTTTCTTAAGGAAGCAGAAGAGGAGATTGAACGGGTTAAGGATGAGGAGAAGCGGGCGTTAGGCCTAGTAAAAGAGATTACTGAGTACTTCCATGGGGATGCAGCAAAGGAGGAAGCCCACCCTCTCAGGATCTTCATGGTGGTGAGAGACTTCCTCTCAGTACTAGATAACGTCTGCAAGGAAGTGGGAAGAATGCATGAGAGGACAGCGATGGGGTCTGCTAGATCATTCCGCATCTCTGCAAATGCCTCTCTGCCGGTTCTCCATAGGTATGAAGCCCGGCGAGATGGAAGTTCAGATGATGATAGTTCATCATCATAG